Proteins encoded in a region of the Sulfurimonas marina genome:
- the luxS gene encoding S-ribosylhomocysteine lyase, with translation MPLLDSFTVDHTIMPAPAVRRAKGMKTPAGDKITVFDLRFYKPNVDKMDGKGLHTLEHLFAGFMRDHLNSKKVEIIDISPMGCRTGFYMSVIGTPSEKKVAKAWRESMEDVLNVKSEKDIPELNVYQCGTYKMHSLKNAKKIAADVLSHKIGVMDNEKLKLNLKKVGKK, from the coding sequence ATGCCTTTACTTGACTCTTTTACAGTTGATCATACAATTATGCCTGCCCCTGCAGTTCGTCGTGCAAAAGGGATGAAAACACCAGCAGGAGATAAAATTACGGTTTTCGATCTTCGTTTTTATAAACCGAATGTTGATAAGATGGACGGAAAAGGGCTTCATACATTAGAGCACCTTTTTGCAGGTTTTATGCGTGATCATTTAAACTCTAAAAAAGTGGAGATTATCGATATCTCTCCAATGGGTTGTAGAACAGGTTTTTATATGTCTGTTATTGGGACTCCATCAGAGAAAAAAGTTGCAAAAGCATGGAGAGAGTCTATGGAAGATGTATTGAATGTTAAATCTGAAAAAGATATTCCGGAACTCAATGTTTATCAATGTGGTACTTATAAGATGCATTCACTTAAAAATGCAAAGAAAATTGCTGCTGATGTATTAAGCCATAAAATCGGTGTAATGGATAATGAGAAGTTAAAACTAAACCTTAAAAAAGTAGGGAAAAAGTAG
- a CDS encoding pyruvate flavodoxin oxidoreductase subunit gamma produces MLEIRWHSRAGQGAVTGAKGLADVISTTGKHVQAFAFYGSAKRGAAMTAYNRVDDEMIMNHEKYMEPDYVFVIDPALVYTSDVTINHKDTTKYIITTHMTTEELKKSQPKLADKEVYTVDCIKIAQETIGRPIPNTPMLGAFMKISGMYDIEFFKESMQRILAKLPQKIIDANMVAIQRAYDEVK; encoded by the coding sequence ATGCTAGAAATCAGATGGCATAGTCGTGCTGGTCAAGGTGCCGTTACAGGTGCTAAAGGTTTAGCGGACGTAATTTCTACAACTGGTAAGCATGTACAAGCATTTGCATTCTATGGTTCAGCTAAGCGTGGTGCTGCAATGACTGCGTACAACCGTGTTGACGATGAGATGATTATGAATCATGAAAAATATATGGAACCTGATTATGTTTTCGTGATAGACCCAGCATTAGTTTACACATCTGATGTGACTATTAACCACAAAGATACAACAAAATATATTATTACAACTCACATGACTACAGAAGAGTTAAAAAAGTCTCAGCCAAAGCTAGCAGATAAAGAAGTTTATACTGTTGATTGTATTAAGATTGCACAAGAGACTATCGGTCGTCCTATTCCAAATACGCCGATGCTAGGTGCTTTCATGAAAATTTCTGGTATGTATGACATTGAATTCTTCAAAGAAAGTATGCAAAGAATTCTTGCAAAACTACCACAAAAAATTATCGATGCAAATATGGTCGCTATTCAGCGTGCATATGACGAAGTAAAGTAA
- the amrB gene encoding AmmeMemoRadiSam system protein B yields MNREMSVNGSFYPASADDIQKYFEYFTKVYDDNYTLPNTKTRAVIVPHAGYVFSGYTANIAHRMLEHSGIKRFVVIGPSHRVAFHGVSICPYEKYDTPFGSIESDQEIVKMLQEQLQLSFFPQAHHEHSTEVQFPFLKYYIPDIKLVELVYSSAYSDTISGIIDFLLQQQDIGIIISTDLSHFYTLKEANTLDEICVEAIENLDITKLHQGCEACGMIGVEGMIKSAKKSGLHGHILDYRTSAEMSHDEQSVVGYVSAYFE; encoded by the coding sequence ATGAACAGAGAGATGAGTGTCAACGGCAGTTTTTATCCGGCAAGTGCAGATGATATCCAAAAATATTTTGAGTATTTTACCAAGGTCTACGATGATAATTATACTTTGCCAAATACCAAAACTCGTGCAGTAATAGTGCCGCATGCAGGATATGTATTTTCCGGATATACTGCAAATATAGCACACAGAATGCTGGAACATTCGGGGATAAAAAGATTTGTAGTAATTGGCCCGTCTCACAGAGTCGCTTTTCACGGTGTAAGTATCTGCCCGTATGAAAAGTATGATACGCCGTTTGGCAGTATAGAGAGTGATCAAGAGATCGTAAAAATGTTACAAGAACAGTTGCAACTCTCATTTTTCCCTCAGGCACATCATGAGCATTCAACAGAGGTACAGTTTCCGTTTTTAAAATATTATATACCGGACATTAAACTTGTTGAACTGGTTTATTCCAGTGCTTACTCCGATACTATTTCAGGGATTATAGATTTTCTTTTACAACAGCAAGATATAGGGATTATTATAAGTACGGATCTAAGTCATTTTTATACTCTTAAAGAGGCGAATACTCTTGATGAGATATGTGTAGAGGCTATAGAGAATCTAGATATTACAAAACTGCATCAAGGGTGTGAAGCGTGTGGTATGATAGGTGTAGAAGGGATGATCAAAAGTGCAAAAAAATCTGGTCTGCATGGACATATATTGGATTATAGAACAAGTGCGGAGATGAGTCATGACGAGCAAAGCGTAGTTGGATATGTTAGTGCTTATTTTGAATAA
- the amrA gene encoding AmmeMemoRadiSam system protein A, which produces MLDTILLRIAKSAIISRLDPSYSFDEEAVVSEYPYLKKDGACFVTLHYDKQLRGCIGSIIAHRSLVDDIIQNALSAAFSDPRFSPLRASELDALDIEVSVLTPPEIIEYTDYDDLLSKIEPHKDGLILQGGGYQGTFLPQVWDDIPRVEQFLEHLSYKAGGNPSIYQQHPTMYRYHVDAIEERYDAILSL; this is translated from the coding sequence ATGCTAGATACAATTTTATTGCGTATCGCCAAAAGTGCGATCATATCTCGTTTGGATCCCAGTTATAGCTTTGATGAAGAGGCTGTAGTTAGTGAGTATCCTTATTTAAAAAAAGATGGTGCCTGTTTTGTAACGCTCCATTACGATAAACAGCTGCGTGGATGTATAGGCTCGATCATAGCCCATCGTAGTCTTGTTGACGATATAATTCAAAATGCACTTTCAGCTGCTTTTAGCGATCCGAGATTTTCCCCTTTAAGAGCAAGTGAACTTGATGCATTAGATATAGAAGTCTCCGTTTTAACTCCCCCTGAAATTATTGAATACACTGATTATGATGATTTACTCTCAAAAATAGAACCCCATAAAGATGGTCTGATTCTTCAAGGTGGAGGTTATCAAGGAACATTTTTACCTCAGGTGTGGGATGATATTCCAAGAGTTGAACAGTTTTTAGAACATCTGTCATATAAAGCAGGTGGGAACCCTTCAATATACCAGCAACATCCGACAATGTATAGATATCACGTTGATGCAATAGAGGAGAGATACGATGCAATATTATCGTTATAA
- a CDS encoding 2-oxoacid:ferredoxin oxidoreductase subunit alpha encodes MAFDKMELRDIEVWDGNFAAAQAMRQCQIDVVAAYPITPSTPIVEGYAKFLADNYVEGEFVMVESEHAAMSGCIGAAAAGGRVATATSSQGFALMVETLYQASGMRLPIVLNVVNRALAAPLNVNGDHSDMYLGRDSGWIQFDAYCPQDAYDLNFIAFKVAEDHDVRLPAMVHQDGFMTSHTAQGVKTLTDDQGYNFVGDFKPMNDMLDFEHPVTHGVQTEEDWHFEHKARQHNDLMTKVLPKIQTAFDEFEKLSGRKYNIVEEYDMADADVAVVCMGTSVETAREVATEMRAKGIKAGVVGIRVIRPFPFEQIKAALKDVKAIAALDRSSPNGAPGMLFNEIAGALFNTDTKALLSGYVYGLGGRDLTKAHLTDLFTELQANVDAGKVTTPLQQFIGVRGPKLSFL; translated from the coding sequence ATGGCATTTGATAAAATGGAATTAAGAGACATTGAAGTATGGGATGGAAACTTCGCTGCTGCTCAAGCAATGAGACAATGTCAAATCGATGTTGTTGCTGCGTATCCTATTACTCCTTCTACTCCAATTGTTGAAGGGTATGCAAAATTCTTAGCGGATAACTACGTTGAGGGTGAATTTGTTATGGTTGAATCTGAACATGCAGCTATGTCTGGATGTATCGGTGCTGCAGCTGCGGGTGGTCGTGTTGCTACTGCAACATCTTCTCAAGGTTTTGCACTAATGGTAGAGACTTTATACCAAGCGTCTGGTATGCGTTTACCAATCGTTTTAAATGTTGTTAACCGTGCACTTGCTGCTCCGCTTAACGTAAACGGTGACCACTCAGATATGTACCTTGGTCGTGATTCTGGTTGGATTCAATTTGATGCTTACTGCCCACAAGATGCTTATGATTTAAACTTCATTGCATTTAAAGTTGCAGAAGATCATGATGTAAGATTACCGGCTATGGTTCACCAAGACGGTTTCATGACTTCACATACTGCACAAGGTGTAAAAACTTTAACTGATGATCAAGGGTATAACTTTGTAGGTGACTTTAAACCTATGAATGATATGCTTGACTTTGAACATCCTGTAACACACGGTGTACAAACAGAGGAAGATTGGCACTTTGAGCATAAAGCTCGTCAACACAATGACCTTATGACTAAAGTACTTCCAAAAATTCAAACTGCATTTGATGAGTTTGAAAAATTAAGTGGTCGTAAATACAACATCGTTGAAGAGTACGATATGGCTGATGCTGATGTAGCAGTTGTATGTATGGGTACTTCAGTTGAGACTGCTCGTGAAGTTGCAACTGAGATGAGAGCAAAAGGTATCAAAGCTGGTGTTGTTGGTATCCGTGTTATTCGTCCATTCCCATTTGAGCAAATTAAAGCGGCACTTAAAGATGTGAAAGCTATTGCAGCGTTAGACCGTTCATCTCCAAATGGTGCTCCAGGTATGTTATTTAACGAAATTGCAGGTGCATTATTCAACACAGATACAAAAGCATTACTTTCTGGTTATGTATATGGTCTTGGTGGTCGTGACTTAACAAAAGCACATTTAACTGATCTATTTACTGAACTTCAGGCAAATGTTGATGCTGGTAAAGTTACAACTCCATTACAACAGTTTATCGGTGTTCGTGGACCGAAACTATCATTTTTATAG
- a CDS encoding HAD family hydrolase encodes MIILFDLDGTLIDSTEAILEGFHHSFDSHNHPHPSDEEIKILIGHPLDVMFSDLGVAQERVWDFVDTYKEHYRKISTLKTELLPQAREAVELASQFAELGIVTTKTGKYSQVLMEHFGIMEKFQVLIGREHVENPKPHAEPIQKALESFSNIQQKNIWMIGDTELDLISAQNASVNSIGVLSGYGVKNTLEKHTKTIFNNAYEAIKYLKSVKETHN; translated from the coding sequence ATGATTATCCTTTTCGATTTAGACGGTACCCTAATAGACTCGACTGAGGCTATTTTAGAAGGGTTCCACCACTCATTTGACTCTCATAACCATCCCCATCCAAGCGACGAAGAGATAAAAATATTGATTGGACACCCTTTAGACGTAATGTTTAGTGATCTTGGTGTAGCACAGGAAAGGGTTTGGGATTTTGTTGACACTTACAAAGAACATTACAGAAAAATTTCAACACTAAAGACTGAACTTTTACCGCAGGCAAGAGAAGCTGTGGAGCTGGCAAGTCAGTTTGCAGAGCTCGGTATTGTTACTACAAAGACAGGAAAATATTCTCAAGTGCTGATGGAGCATTTCGGAATCATGGAAAAGTTTCAAGTTTTAATAGGGCGTGAACACGTTGAAAATCCAAAACCTCATGCAGAACCGATACAAAAAGCTTTAGAATCTTTCTCAAATATTCAACAAAAAAATATTTGGATGATAGGGGATACTGAACTAGATCTAATAAGTGCTCAAAACGCTTCGGTTAATTCAATAGGCGTTTTAAGCGGATATGGGGTAAAAAATACTCTAGAAAAACACACTAAAACCATTTTTAACAACGCGTATGAGGCGATTAAATACCTAAAGAGTGTAAAAGAAACACACAATTAA
- a CDS encoding thiamine pyrophosphate-dependent enzyme yields the protein MSEMKKIKNLKEFSTSADRFEGANLLCPGCAHSIIVREVLNATNDDLVLSASTGCLEVCTAVYPYTSWDASWIHIGFENGSTAVAGAEAMHKALARKGRLKQPDRNPKFVSFAGDGASYDIGFQWISGCMERGHNIMHVVLDNEVYANTGGQRSSSTPIGSSSTTAPAGRVSYGEKQNKKDMVSIMASHGIPYSAQVAPNKWKDMVKKIQHGFAVDGPVFINAVSPCTTEWKFDPKDTMYLSDLSTDSLVFPLYEIIDGHELNITYRPKNVVPVEEYLAAQGRFKHLFKDEYKHLIKEWQDRVDANWAYLNRREEARV from the coding sequence ATGAGTGAAATGAAAAAAATTAAAAACTTAAAAGAGTTCTCAACTTCAGCGGATAGATTTGAAGGTGCTAACCTTCTTTGTCCTGGTTGTGCTCACTCTATCATCGTTCGTGAAGTTTTAAATGCTACAAACGATGACTTAGTACTTTCAGCTTCAACGGGATGTCTTGAAGTTTGTACGGCAGTTTACCCATATACTTCATGGGATGCTTCTTGGATCCATATCGGTTTTGAGAATGGTTCAACTGCAGTTGCTGGTGCTGAAGCTATGCATAAAGCACTTGCTCGTAAAGGTAGACTAAAACAACCTGATCGTAATCCTAAATTCGTATCTTTCGCGGGTGACGGTGCTTCTTACGATATCGGTTTCCAATGGATCTCTGGTTGTATGGAACGTGGTCATAACATCATGCACGTTGTTTTAGATAACGAAGTTTACGCAAATACAGGTGGTCAACGTTCATCATCTACACCAATTGGTTCAAGTTCTACGACAGCTCCAGCTGGACGCGTATCTTACGGTGAAAAACAAAACAAAAAAGATATGGTTTCAATCATGGCTTCTCATGGTATCCCATACTCTGCACAAGTTGCTCCAAATAAATGGAAAGACATGGTTAAGAAAATCCAACACGGTTTCGCAGTAGATGGACCGGTATTTATCAATGCTGTTTCACCTTGTACAACTGAGTGGAAATTCGATCCAAAAGATACTATGTACTTAAGTGATTTATCAACTGACTCATTAGTATTCCCACTATATGAGATCATTGACGGACATGAGTTAAACATCACTTACCGTCCTAAAAATGTTGTACCTGTTGAAGAGTACTTAGCGGCTCAAGGTCGTTTCAAACACCTTTTCAAAGATGAGTACAAACACCTTATCAAAGAGTGGCAAGATAGAGTAGATGCTAACTGGGCGTACTTAAACCGCCGTGAAGAAGCTCGCGTTTAA
- the amrS gene encoding AmmeMemoRadiSam system radical SAM enzyme: protein MQYYRYKDDHSITCVLCKHYCTLKENKNGICGINYNINGELVNATYGHPSALHVDPIEKKPLYHFLPGSRSLSLGTVGCNFRCPFCQNYDISQTTQINEAVNYSPEEIVALALEHNTESISYTYNEPTIWYPYAKDIGVLAKEKGLKNVFVSSGYESHEVLEDMKSWVDAANIDLKSFSHDYYKKVLKTNLDGVLESLVEFAKSDIWLEITTLLIPGVNDSEEEINKMAEFISSKLGTEIPWHFSAFHPDYKMLDTPSTPIETLEKARDIAYKYGIKYVYLGNVITDGSTYCPACEAKVVQRDGYFAEIVGLKDSKCTSCGEKIEGVWQ, encoded by the coding sequence ATGCAATATTATCGTTATAAAGATGACCATTCAATCACCTGTGTTTTATGCAAACATTACTGTACGTTAAAAGAGAACAAAAACGGTATTTGTGGGATAAACTATAACATCAATGGTGAGCTTGTAAATGCTACATATGGACACCCTAGTGCATTGCATGTTGACCCAATAGAGAAAAAACCGCTATACCATTTTTTACCCGGAAGCAGATCTTTATCGCTTGGAACGGTCGGATGTAATTTCCGATGTCCGTTTTGTCAAAATTATGATATCTCTCAAACAACACAAATCAATGAAGCTGTAAATTACTCTCCCGAGGAGATAGTTGCACTTGCATTAGAGCATAATACAGAGAGTATAAGCTATACATACAACGAACCTACTATCTGGTACCCTTATGCAAAAGATATCGGTGTATTGGCAAAAGAAAAAGGTTTAAAAAACGTATTTGTTTCAAGTGGATATGAATCGCATGAAGTTTTGGAAGATATGAAGAGTTGGGTTGATGCTGCAAATATTGATCTTAAAAGTTTTTCACACGATTATTATAAAAAGGTACTAAAAACAAATCTAGATGGAGTTTTAGAGTCATTAGTTGAATTTGCTAAAAGTGATATATGGCTGGAGATCACCACTCTTTTAATTCCCGGTGTAAATGATAGTGAGGAAGAGATAAACAAGATGGCAGAGTTTATCTCTTCTAAATTAGGTACTGAAATCCCTTGGCATTTCAGCGCATTTCATCCTGATTATAAGATGTTAGATACACCAAGTACTCCGATCGAAACACTTGAAAAAGCAAGAGATATAGCATATAAGTATGGGATAAAGTATGTATATCTAGGTAATGTAATAACTGATGGTTCAACATATTGTCCGGCATGTGAAGCAAAAGTTGTGCAAAGAGATGGATATTTTGCAGAAATCGTGGGATTGAAAGACTCTAAATGTACAAGTTGTGGGGAAAAAATAGAGGGAGTTTGGCAATGA
- a CDS encoding 4Fe-4S dicluster-binding protein — translation MANTGWNEFEIGAMLRSFDGGIDDIAGTLQEDRNYSQNNSFSASVADWRIEKPVFNKDYCIDCQFCWIYCPDISIISRDKKMVGVDMDHCKGCGICVEVCPTNPKSLLMFPEHADEETEIARWPEKETKEK, via the coding sequence ATGGCAAATACAGGTTGGAATGAATTTGAAATAGGAGCTATGTTACGTTCTTTTGACGGTGGTATTGATGATATCGCCGGAACATTACAAGAGGATCGTAATTATTCTCAAAACAACTCTTTCTCTGCATCTGTTGCAGACTGGAGAATTGAAAAACCGGTTTTCAACAAAGACTATTGTATCGATTGTCAATTTTGTTGGATCTACTGCCCGGATATCTCTATTATTTCTAGAGATAAAAAAATGGTTGGTGTAGATATGGACCACTGTAAAGGTTGTGGTATATGTGTTGAGGTTTGTCCAACAAACCCTAAATCACTTTTAATGTTCCCAGAGCACGCAGACGAAGAGACTGAGATTGCTAGATGGCCAGAGAAAGAAACTAAGGAGAAATAG
- the proB gene encoding glutamate 5-kinase: protein MKRIVFKVGSSVLTNRDEVAKERMLNLVALIAEARKNYEVILVTSGAVASGYTALKLDRKKAVSKRVLASVGQPILMHSYKNKFDIFNVDIAQILLTEEDFDSRVHTKIFQDIIDSALSNGILPIVNENDISTIPDQLFGDNDQLSAHVAHYTNSDALIILSDIQGYYDANPKTNPDAKILKEVNQIKDSELEQEHSPNNEFATGGIVTKLKAAKYIMDKGRSMFLCSGFDLSAARDFLFNEEYESGTLFQRK, encoded by the coding sequence TTGAAACGGATAGTATTTAAAGTTGGAAGTAGTGTTTTAACAAATAGGGATGAAGTAGCGAAAGAGAGGATGTTAAACCTTGTAGCTTTGATCGCAGAAGCGAGAAAAAATTATGAAGTTATTTTGGTTACTTCAGGTGCAGTTGCTTCTGGATACACAGCACTAAAGCTCGATAGAAAAAAAGCGGTTAGCAAAAGAGTCTTGGCATCGGTTGGTCAGCCTATACTTATGCACAGTTACAAGAACAAGTTTGATATTTTCAATGTAGATATTGCACAGATACTCTTAACAGAAGAGGATTTTGACTCTCGAGTACATACAAAAATTTTTCAAGATATTATAGACAGTGCATTATCTAATGGTATTTTACCGATCGTAAATGAAAACGATATCTCAACTATTCCAGACCAGCTTTTTGGAGATAATGACCAACTTTCAGCACACGTTGCACACTATACAAATTCAGATGCACTCATTATCCTTAGTGATATCCAAGGGTATTATGATGCAAATCCAAAAACGAATCCTGATGCAAAGATCTTAAAAGAAGTTAACCAGATTAAAGACTCGGAACTTGAACAAGAACACTCTCCAAACAATGAGTTTGCTACAGGAGGGATTGTAACAAAGTTAAAAGCTGCAAAATATATTATGGATAAAGGTCGTAGTATGTTTTTATGTAGTGGGTTTGATCTTAGTGCGGCAAGAGATTTTCTCTTTAATGAAGAGTATGAAAGTGGAACTCTATTTCAAAGGAAATAG
- a CDS encoding diguanylate cyclase, with product MQQKSKNITAMLEHVEMDLDFMVEYVETKIKNDDPQLLQKVETNFFLFAKNHYHYQQVRFLDLDGKELVRVDRIKNQILRKKDLQDKSSRYYYLEATKLKKDEIYVSPLDLNIEYGEIEVPYRPMLRFAEPVFVNGVKKGYIVVNYSAQKFLEEISKSDKHINNILLNKDGYYLVGLDKNKEFGFMFKRSEDRFSSEYPSKWNKILEAQDNVVEFDNKYAHYLLYDPVSVINPNRSIASDRQWYLIAYHTYEGIFDELCEVFKLNLIFLIPILFIETFISFILMRLKMRDIKAQESILTHQEKIENLVDEQRDLLSLFDIGDSTLFKWCNNEAWSVAYVSKNVEKMLEYTKEDFSSNRVTYLDCIYKDDYNRVAKEVENAEHDKLDFFTHEPYRIVTKSGEIKWVVDYTVVKKDETGNIEYFIGYISDITQIVNAQQEMQHKLQGVIDTQNSIVILTDSKKLKFANKTFLEFFGYDSMEDFLKKYNCICDRFIEQDSFFHLGKVKDEDEANWIESLLNLSGRQRVVSMLNYSVEPHAFAVSINNFGENEYIVNFIDITDSMVEKLELKKEANIDELTQLYNRIYFNKNIENILQVNKKHEFKTGIIFFDIDHFKNVNDTYGHDIGDEVLQTVAKLVKKHTRMDDKVIRWGGEEFIVVSAVEHADSLAQIAEHLRIAVEENHFNKVGSITCSFGCQMYDEGNDILETIKKADEKLYCAKESGRNKVIL from the coding sequence TTGCAACAAAAATCAAAAAACATTACAGCTATGCTTGAACACGTTGAGATGGACCTTGACTTTATGGTTGAGTACGTAGAGACTAAAATTAAAAATGATGATCCGCAATTACTTCAAAAAGTGGAGACCAATTTTTTCCTATTTGCAAAAAATCATTACCATTACCAACAGGTAAGATTCTTGGACCTCGATGGTAAAGAGTTGGTACGTGTTGATAGAATTAAAAACCAAATACTTAGAAAAAAAGACCTGCAAGATAAAAGTTCAAGATATTATTATTTAGAAGCAACAAAGTTAAAAAAGGATGAGATCTATGTTTCGCCACTAGATTTGAATATTGAATACGGTGAAATTGAAGTACCGTATCGTCCAATGCTTCGCTTTGCTGAACCTGTTTTTGTCAATGGTGTAAAAAAAGGGTATATTGTAGTTAACTACAGTGCACAAAAGTTTTTAGAAGAGATCTCAAAATCGGATAAACATATAAACAATATACTGCTCAATAAAGATGGTTATTATCTTGTAGGACTGGATAAAAACAAAGAATTTGGTTTTATGTTCAAGAGGAGTGAAGATAGATTCTCAAGCGAGTATCCAAGTAAATGGAATAAAATTTTAGAAGCTCAAGATAATGTAGTGGAGTTTGACAATAAATATGCGCATTACCTTCTATATGATCCTGTAAGTGTTATTAACCCTAATAGATCGATTGCAAGTGACAGGCAGTGGTATCTGATCGCATATCATACATATGAAGGGATATTCGATGAGTTATGTGAGGTATTTAAATTAAACCTTATTTTTTTAATACCAATCTTATTTATTGAAACTTTTATATCTTTTATTTTAATGCGATTAAAGATGAGGGATATAAAAGCACAAGAGTCTATTCTGACACATCAGGAAAAGATTGAAAACTTAGTGGATGAACAAAGAGATCTATTGTCATTGTTTGACATCGGTGACTCTACATTATTCAAATGGTGTAATAATGAGGCATGGAGTGTTGCCTATGTATCTAAAAATGTTGAAAAGATGCTTGAGTATACGAAAGAAGATTTCTCCAGTAATAGAGTAACTTATTTGGACTGTATTTATAAAGATGATTACAATAGGGTAGCCAAAGAAGTTGAAAATGCAGAACACGATAAGCTTGATTTCTTTACACACGAACCGTATCGTATAGTGACCAAATCTGGTGAGATTAAATGGGTTGTAGATTATACAGTGGTAAAAAAAGATGAGACAGGGAATATTGAGTACTTTATAGGGTATATATCTGATATTACGCAGATAGTCAATGCTCAGCAAGAGATGCAGCATAAACTTCAGGGTGTTATTGATACTCAAAACTCTATAGTAATATTAACTGACAGTAAAAAGCTTAAGTTTGCAAATAAAACATTTTTAGAGTTTTTCGGCTATGACAGTATGGAGGATTTCCTAAAAAAATATAATTGTATATGTGACAGATTTATAGAACAGGATAGCTTCTTCCACTTAGGTAAGGTGAAAGATGAGGATGAGGCAAACTGGATTGAAAGTCTCTTAAACCTTAGCGGACGTCAGAGAGTAGTGTCAATGTTGAATTACAGTGTCGAACCACATGCTTTTGCTGTTTCAATAAACAATTTCGGTGAGAATGAATATATTGTGAACTTCATCGATATTACCGATAGTATGGTAGAAAAACTTGAATTGAAAAAAGAAGCAAATATTGATGAATTGACACAGCTTTATAACAGAATCTATTTCAATAAAAATATAGAAAATATTTTACAAGTAAATAAAAAACATGAGTTTAAAACGGGGATAATCTTTTTCGATATAGATCACTTTAAAAATGTGAACGATACTTACGGTCATGATATCGGAGACGAAGTTTTGCAAACAGTTGCCAAGCTTGTAAAAAAACATACGCGCATGGATGACAAAGTTATAAGATGGGGTGGTGAGGAGTTTATAGTAGTAAGTGCTGTAGAACATGCAGACTCATTAGCTCAGATAGCAGAACATTTAAGAATTGCAGTTGAAGAAAATCATTTTAATAAAGTTGGTTCGATTACCTGTAGTTTCGGTTGTCAAATGTATGATGAGGGGAATGATATTTTAGAGACAATTAAAAAAGCTGATGAGAAACTATATTGTGCCAAAGAGAGTGGTAGAAATAAAGTAATCTTATAA